The Prevotella melaninogenica genome window below encodes:
- a CDS encoding acyl-CoA dehydrogenase family protein, which yields MANYYTDHPEIAFHLEHPLMKRIVELKERNYADAATHADAPVNFEDAIENYKRILDITGDITANIIAPNSESVDLEGPHLIDNRMHYASKTLENIEATRQAGLWGVSMPRRYGGLNLPNVVFSMMSELIAAADAGFQNIWSLQSCIDTLYEFGDEEQRQKFIPRICEGEMMSMDLTEPDAGSDLQRVMLKATFDEKENCWRLNGVKRFITNGDSDIHLVLARSEEGTRDGRGLSMFIYDKRDGGVDVRHIEHKLGIHGSPTCELVYKNAKAELCGSSRMGLIKYVMALMNGARLGIAAQSVGLEQEAYNEGLAYAKDRAQFGKKIVNFPAVYDMLSRMKAKLDAGRSLLYQTARYVDIYKALEDIARDQKLTPEERQEMKKYTRLADAFTPLAKGINSEYANQTAYDSISIHGGSGFIMEYKCQRLYRDARIFSIYEGTTQLQVVAAVRYITNGTYLSIMKEMLEGELSCDCMKGLRDRVAKLVQLYEEAVEKVNASENQDVHDFLARRLYNMTADIIGSLLLIEDAAKAPELFKKSAHVFVRMAEEEVIGHTAYIKAFNPEDLEQFKAVEEDSEEA from the coding sequence ATGGCAAATTATTATACTGACCACCCAGAAATAGCGTTTCACTTGGAGCATCCATTGATGAAACGCATCGTAGAACTGAAAGAGCGTAACTATGCTGATGCTGCTACACATGCTGATGCACCGGTAAACTTTGAGGATGCAATCGAAAACTACAAGCGCATCTTAGATATCACTGGTGACATTACAGCAAACATTATTGCACCTAACTCGGAGTCTGTTGACCTCGAAGGTCCACATCTCATTGACAACCGTATGCACTATGCCAGCAAGACCTTAGAGAACATTGAGGCGACTCGTCAGGCTGGATTGTGGGGCGTTTCTATGCCTCGCCGATATGGTGGACTGAACCTTCCAAACGTTGTCTTCTCTATGATGTCTGAGTTGATTGCTGCTGCTGATGCTGGTTTCCAGAACATCTGGTCATTGCAGTCTTGTATCGACACACTCTATGAGTTTGGTGACGAGGAGCAGCGTCAGAAGTTTATCCCACGTATCTGTGAAGGAGAGATGATGTCAATGGACCTCACCGAGCCTGATGCAGGTTCTGACCTCCAGCGTGTAATGCTCAAAGCTACCTTCGACGAGAAGGAGAACTGCTGGCGATTGAATGGTGTGAAGCGTTTTATCACCAATGGCGACTCAGACATCCACCTTGTTCTTGCGCGTTCAGAAGAGGGTACACGTGATGGTCGTGGACTTTCAATGTTCATCTATGACAAGCGTGATGGCGGTGTTGACGTACGCCATATTGAGCATAAACTTGGTATCCACGGCTCTCCTACCTGCGAACTTGTTTACAAGAATGCAAAGGCAGAGCTCTGTGGTAGCAGCCGAATGGGTCTTATCAAGTACGTAATGGCATTGATGAATGGTGCTCGTCTTGGTATCGCAGCACAGTCTGTTGGTCTTGAGCAGGAGGCTTACAACGAGGGCTTGGCTTATGCTAAGGATCGTGCACAGTTCGGCAAGAAGATTGTCAACTTCCCTGCTGTCTACGATATGCTCTCTCGTATGAAGGCAAAACTCGATGCTGGTCGTTCTCTCTTGTATCAGACTGCCCGCTACGTCGATATCTACAAGGCTTTGGAAGATATTGCACGTGACCAGAAGCTCACCCCTGAGGAGCGTCAGGAGATGAAGAAGTACACTCGCCTTGCTGATGCTTTCACACCATTGGCAAAGGGTATCAACTCTGAGTATGCTAACCAGACAGCCTACGACTCTATCTCTATCCATGGTGGTTCTGGTTTCATCATGGAGTATAAGTGTCAGCGTCTATATCGTGATGCACGTATCTTCTCTATCTATGAGGGTACAACACAGCTGCAGGTTGTTGCTGCCGTGCGTTACATCACTAACGGCACTTACCTTTCTATCATGAAGGAAATGCTTGAGGGCGAACTCTCTTGCGACTGCATGAAGGGGCTGCGCGACCGTGTTGCAAAGCTTGTTCAGCTCTATGAAGAGGCTGTTGAGAAGGTTAACGCAAGCGAAAACCAGGATGTTCACGACTTCCTTGCACGCCGTCTTTACAACATGACAGCCGACATCATCGGTTCTCTCCTCCTTATCGAAGATGCTGCTAAGGCACCAGAACTCTTCAAGAAGTCTGCCCATGTCTTTGTTCGCATGGCAGAGGAAGAAGTTATTGGTCACACTGCTTATATCAAAGCCTTCAACCCAGAAGACCTTGAGCAGTTCAAGGCTGTGGAAGAAGATTCTGAAGAAGCATAA